Genomic segment of Arachis hypogaea cultivar Tifrunner chromosome 16, arahy.Tifrunner.gnm2.J5K5, whole genome shotgun sequence:
ggtatttgacttctctgatgaagccggcttctaggagcgtctgcacttgctcttctactactagggctcgctctgggccgagcttgcgtcttctttgttgcacaggtcgggaccctgggtagaccgagagcttgtgagacatgagctcaggatctatcccaggcatgtcggaggccttccaggcgaagagatcggagttatctcttaggagcttagtcaacccttgtcttagggtttcccctaggttggctcctatgtgagtgttttttccttcctcttcgccgacctgaatctcctcagtttttcccccgggctgtggtcgcagctcttctttaACCCTTGCtcccccgagttctattgtgtggacttctttgccttttcctctcaggtttaggctttcattgtagcacttccttgccagcttctgatctcccctcaccgttgctatccccgaCGAGGTCGGAAacttcatgcagaggtggggcgtcgataccaccgctccgagtcgattaagggtagctctgccaattaaagcattataggccgaccccacgtcgatgactatgaagtctatactcagagtctttgatttttccccctttccaaaggtggtgtggaggggtaaaaatcctagtggctttatcggcgtgtcccctaatccgtacaaggtgtcggggtaagctcttaactctttctcatctaaacctagtttgtcgaaagcgggcttgaAGAGGATGtctgctgagcttccttggtctactagtgttctgtgtagatgggcatttgccaggatcatggtgattaccactgggtcgtcgtgcccagggattattcctcgcccatcttcctttgtgaatgaaatggttggGAGGTCGGAGGACCCCTCTTCAACCTGGTAAActctcttgagatgtcttttaCGAGAGGATTTTGTGAGCCCCCAtcccgcaaaccctcctgagatcatatggatatgtctctccggagtttgtggtggtgggtctcttctatccgtatcttctcgctttctttttccatggccgtccgacctttctatgagatatctgtcaagccgaccttctctggccagcttttctatcacatttttaaggtcgtaacagtcgtttgtagagtgcccatatatcttatggtactcacagtaatccCCGCGgctcccccttttttatttttaatgggtctggggggaggcagcctttcagtattgcaaatttctctgtatacgtccactacGGGAACTTTCAATGGAGTATAAGATTGATATTTCCTTGGCCTATCGAGGCCgagctcttccttcttcttcgcttccctctccctttctttCGTTGGGGGAGGGTGTCCGAGTCGCAAACTCGGGTCTCTTAGcctagcgttttcttccatattgatgtatttttcagctctttcctgtacatcatttaaagaggcggggtgtctttttgatatggactgtgagaagggaccttctctaagaccattgattagccccatgatgactgcttcggtgggcaggtcttgaatctccaaacatgctttgttgaacctttccatataggcccgtaaggactccccggcctcctgttttattcccaggagacttggtgcatgttttactttgtccttctggatggagaacctcatcaagaattttcttgagaggtcttcaaagctggtaattgacctcggagggagactgtcgaaccacttcatcgctgcttttgacaaggttgtcgggaaagctttgcatcgcgtagcgtcagaagcgtcggtcagatacatccgacttttaaagttgctcagatggtgctttggatcggtggttccatcgtagaggtccatatcggggcttctaaagtttctcggaacttttgccctcattatgtcctcgctaaacgGATCTTTCTCTCCTAAGGGAGAATCTTCCCTATCGTCGTGGGAAttccgacctttgagggaggattctaactttaggagttttctttctaactcttttcgtcgctccatctcctcttttaggttcctTTCAGCTTCCCTTTGTCGTTCCCGCTCCTGTTCTAGCTGTTCGAGGCGGCTATGGATTAATCCCATAAGTTCACTAGCGTGGGAGGGTCCTTCTTTTTCTGACTCGCGCCCCTCCGAGGAGTTCACCTTCGGATTTTTGattccggaggtgccttccctATGTTGGTCATTGACTTCCTGATGGAGGGTCTGATCTGCCTCAGTGTTCAAattctcttgttcggaatctgtctccacatgaccctcttcaggggatctttccgccatcactggttgatctcacgggtccccggcaacggcgccaatgttacggtgggtaaccagagattagtgggccggatggcgttggttggcccaaacgtgtgAGGGAGGTGACTATCGAGTGAACCTgaaactcggtgttcctccgtccgacttgtacgtgcgaaagaatggggggtggtacctgcaaggacactccgatgcctaagttagcaagagtgtgagcaagtttagaatgtattggacttagtgatacctgaggggtgtcagggtatttatagtggtgaaccaataaccaccgctggagtagtgccacctttttaggtggataaccgttcccatatcttagggaagttaagatatggctctatgaagtggttggagagtttctaggggcagttactcattcgaatgagtgttatctgccagctaaccctcgtatccgacttctttggagcaggtcgtgttcagtaccgacttcttgggatgaaggctggtactgggtgagggccaaccctttgggttgggtctatttgcttggatcctggacctttattattgggccagggtatgaacaatatatatatatatatatatatttttttttagttatagtTTTTATGTTGGTCTCCTTTAGATAAAAAGTCTAACTTCGTTTATGTCCctaatattattatttgaaaaatattaaaaaactaatagaatttattattttttgttattatttttatttataaatctaattttttagtatagtaatttaataatatacttattacttagattatttttttGAGAGAAAAATAAGTTTTCTGATTATTGAAAAGAATACAGAattctctaaaaaaatatttattgagttATTACatcttatatactatgtactttttatgtattcttattaaaaaaattataataataaacctattattaataaaaaaaaatttaaataacaatacttttagtatatatttttaaatattaataattaaataaaaactaaaaataagaaattatgctgatcttttaatatttttgttactctttttatatattaaatgctttaaaaatatatttaaccaAACCCTAAATTAAATCAAGATAATTACTATAGTATATCTAGTATCTACGTATAATTgtctaatttattataaaaataaaaaatattaaaatatataaaaataaataatttttaaatgtttAATATTTACCTTAAGAGAGAAGTTCAATAAATTTGGAACCCAATTGAAAGACACCAAAAATTTTGtcttaaataaaataacattttggCTTTggccaattattattattattattttaatattttccaTAAGATATTTTTACGTACAGGGGTATTTTTACAGTTTTACAGtaaaaaatttttagcagaagaATCGAATTGGTCAGGAATGGCGTCATCCATGTTCAACAACTGAAGGTATTCTTCATACAACTTCTCAAGGGATCCACAATCCCCGAGAAAATCAGGGGACCCGCATTCCACGTCATCAGATCCGTTGACTACTTGGTCAATATGGTATTGATCTTCACCATCACCACCGAGGAATAGTCCAAGCTCCTCATCTTCTTCGTCGTTACTGCAAATCATGACGTCATcaatattatttacctctttcgCAACTTCTTGTTTCTCATGGCTCGTTGATGCGCTTCCTGAATTGGACTCCAAGGTTAGGGTACTTTTGGTTCTTGGAATAACTCGAATCGGTTTGGGTAAATAAACGAcggtcttgttcttcttctttgcctctgcctcttcctcttcctctgctTGTGCGtctttcttcttctgcttcttcttcttgggtTGACTCCTGAGGAGCTTCTTGCTGAGGTGGGTGTTccagtaattttttatttcattgtcgGTTCTTCCCGGTAACCTTCCAGCGATGAGGGACCACCTGTTCCCTAAGAGTGAATGCATTCTAATGATGAGGTCGTCTTCTTCGGGTGTTATGTTGCCTCTCTTGATATCTGGTCTCAGATAGTTCATCCATCTCAACCTGCAACTCTTCCCGCATCTAAGAAGGCCTGCATACACATACAACAATAATCAACGGATATATAGACGAGAAAGGTGGATGTGGATTGATAGGAAATTCAATTAATGGTACCAGCTCTTTTAGGGAGTGATCTCCATTGGCCTTCCCCATGGGATTGAATATATTGGGTGAGTAATGCATCTTCTCGGGGAGTCCATGGACCTCTGTGCAATCCAACTTTTGAACAACAAGGAGCTCTTACCATCTCTTGGAGATGGACAAGGTGTAATGTAGAGTGTGAGTGTGTGTGTGGAGCGAAGAGAAAACAAGAGAAGCGAAGCGATGAGTGGAGAAGGATGTCAGAGTTTCAAGGTGTGCTCATGCCTCATGATCATAACCCAATTCCCATGACCTTCTCCTTTTAAAGTAAAACTAGTGTAAAACCCGGGCGTGTTCTAATATAAAACTTAATGAATACCTATTGATTGATATTAAtagttattacttttattttaaaatttatttttgtataaaatttattgtataaaaaaaatattattctattttttatttttgatagtccaaataaaattttttaagtctAGTTtcacttatatataaaaaaattattatgaaatttgtaacactatattattattatacataaaaaaatcattaaataatttatataaataatttttattataattatataaatattattaactaTGTGATATTCAAACTATATATTTAAacttgaatttaattaatttgatttatgatATGTGtactattaaataataaatataaaaattatattgatgtgtGTCATTTAATACACATGAATCGAACTAAAGtgtgtaataaaattttaataaacatattATAAGGTCTTTAGATAATATCTTTGACATAGCGAACTATATTAATTGAATTATAATATTCACTGTTctcataatgaaaaaataatgGTTATTATTACCTTACCAACTTCCTACCACAGTACTATTTCAAATACTTTAAGTACAAAATTATTATATGCAATAGTGTTTCagcaattcttttttcttttagttaatatataaggGTAAAGAATAACCAAACTTCTAGCTTATATACACACATTAGTTATATTGTTCTGCCTTTGTATATATGTGCAATTTTAAATAAGGACTCATTTGTTTTGGTGTGGTGTGCAATCCTTTCATATGCTCACTAAATACGGCTTGTTTCTTTGCTCTGTAGTTAATGTGACAAAATTCGTGAGTCAAtgtacttaatttattttattgtatttatatataatttgtttataaaagaaattaatacatatttattaaaattaatttacttagtatataaataaattaagtgattaatttttttgttatattaatattaatctaattaaaaattaatatatataagttaacatagttaatattttttaatatgttagTGTacattaatttgtatatttttaatatttttttttaattgataacctttaaaacacatctaaataaattaatgtTTCTAAAGAAACGACAAAAATATACATACTATTGGAACTTTTTATAGGACAATTGGTCGATTTAACACAATTGTTTGCCCAATCAAAATAAAAGGTTACATTAGTCAAACATGCCAAAAGGGTCTAgggttaattttatatatatatatattattaatagaaTAATATTTCTATAATTAAGTAGAGATACAATACTCAAAAAATATTCTTATGTATATTTATTATTAGGAtagaaaatataatatatatatatatatatagtgacggtaataaaataaattgaagtaACGAAATAACTATAGGTTGCGAAATATTTTAAGATCATATATTTCTGCATCCTAAGAACATCTTCgagattataattaatttaatcatttatttttacaataaacaaatctttttaaaattccaTATAATGTTTTTAATTTCTCAATTAggattctatattttattttaaattatataccccagaaatttatttataaaccaAATAGATTTCCAAACCATCTACCATCAGTCACTTACATGAGGATAAAAGCATTGTGATTTGGAGTTCTGCAACTTATTATTGATTGCTTGGAGTGCAATTACTTACCAACATCTTTTCTAACATATAACTGTAGAGCAAGCTGGTAATCCAACATGCGAGATCTGTTTCTTGAGAAGAAATAAGTTAA
This window contains:
- the LOC112754126 gene encoding uncharacterized protein, producing MVRAPCCSKVGLHRGPWTPREDALLTQYIQSHGEGQWRSLPKRAGLLRCGKSCRLRWMNYLRPDIKRGNITPEEDDLIIRMHSLLGNRWSLIAGRLPGRTDNEIKNYWNTHLSKKLLRSQPKKKKQKKKDAQAEEEEEAEAKKKNKTVVYLPKPIRVIPRTKSTLTLESNSGSASTSHEKQEVAKEVNNIDDVMICSNDEEDEELGLFLGGDGEDQYHIDQVVNGSDDVECGSPDFLGDCGSLEKLYEEYLQLLNMDDAIPDQFDSSAKNFLL